In the Myxococcus guangdongensis genome, one interval contains:
- a CDS encoding non-ribosomal peptide synthetase/type I polyketide synthase produces MKTAEFIVELQKQGIELWVEGEALRFRAPPGHVTDEVRAALRERKHQLVEHLSATSHGAEVQAAVVAPPEDARFSPFPLTDIQNAYWVGRQDAFDAGGVAAHSYLELAFDALDPTRLERVLQRLIEHHDMLRMVVLPTGEQVVLASVPPFRVTAYDLREASAGQVDAHLSAIRAELSHQVLPADRFPLFEVRASQLPGGQVHVHISLDLLVADAFSVQLLIEQCVVLYQDLEAPLAPLKHTFREYFAAAARRRDQGAQAYQRALEYWRGRLATLPGPPELPLAADLGSRGPRRFSRRKGGLEPAAWKTFRERAAAAGVTASMALAAAYGEVLRAHGRSQRLTLNLTLFNRLPLIQDVERIVGDFTSGILLEVDGSQPESFAQRARRLQGQLFDDLEHSIVSSVQVLREAARLGRLDTGMGMPYVFTSLLSETGRSLRMGEGVRIVEVVSQTPQVWLDHQVFELNDALYFSWDSVDAQFPQGLMDALFGAYVRLLRRLVEDPSAWEAPARQPLPAEQLARREAYNATRRPVPSERMETLFLRQAATRPQAPAIIAGERVLTYEALERRSARLASWLVARGAQPDRLVAIVAEKGPEQVLAALAILRAGAAYLPLDPGLPTERLHELLRDARVELVLTQAHLDASLTWPDGPRRLAVDLDGALDVGDAEPPVVRGNGLAYVIYTSGSTGRPKGVMIDHQGAVNTLVDINERFGVGPEDRVFALSSLSFDLSVYDIFGTLAAGAAIVMPAPGTPRDPSHWLSVLAQGRVTVWNSVPALMEMLIEFVEGAGQRLPDSLRLVMMSGDWIPVTLPERIRSQRAGIDLVSLGGATEASIWSILYRIGEVDRAWRSIPYGHPMMNQRFHVLDDTLEPCPEWVAGQLYIGGVGLALGYYGDAERTAARFIVHPRTGERLYATGDLGRFLPDGNIEFLGREDFQVKIQGHRIELGEIEAALDTHPAVRGAVVKALGKPGGPRRLVAYVVPDAAIPTNVLAKEPSDEKLDEAHEPEPQLGVISDPIARLEFKLKGPGLRTDVDERESIALAKPVLDAARLQAVVDRRSHKSFRSGPVPLEQLTELLSCLMQVQLEDSLLPKYRYASAGGLYPVQVYLHVKAGRVQGLAGGMYYYHPKQHELVLLSPDVVMSRAQHAPGNRATFDDAAFSMFLVGQLDAIQPLYGALARDFCLLEAGYIAQLLMSSAVGGALGLCPIGGLDFEPLRQQLALGAGHVLLHSFLVGGVGASAKVAAPATRSAPTLSLPEELRRHLVARLPDYMVPTSFVLMDALPLTSNGKVDRDALREPSDSAQVSSPTSRAPRTEVERSLATILQEVLHLDEVDIHRNFFDLGGTSVQIVQVHRRMRERLQVDLPIAQMFRFTTVSALAEYVSTRSTESRPAAPPSPRREPVREEPRPKAAPSARPDPALESAIAIVGMSGRFPGARNLAEFWRNLCDGVESVSFFTEEELRGSVLEPSHLDDPRYVRAGAMLDDVEHFDAEHFGLMPKQARLTDPQHRIFMECVWEAIEDAGYDPKRLESLVGVYAGSIISNYLLFHLGSSVGREGAVRDLQTLIGNDKDYLATHVSYRLGLKGPSISVQTACSSSLVAVHLASQALRSRECDMALAGGVAVRLPQKSGYLYEQGGILSPDGHCRAFDADAQGTLFGSGAGVVVLKRLSDALADGDCIRAVIRGSAVNNDGSMKIGYTAPSQDGQAAVISSALTAAGVSPRSIGYIETHGTGTPLGDQIEFAALQQAFGAGADAVGVCPIGSVKTNVGHLEVAAGIAGLIKTVLSLQHRRLPPSLNFKAPHPQLDFAHSPFFVNTRLAEWRAASTPRRAGVSSFGIGGTNAHVVLEEAPEVERKGVEERPRHVLALSARSEKALRELAGRYAKGLGEEVGDACFTANTGRARFGHRVAVVGRTGEELKEELARYASGGAVEKGAEGQAKKAEEVVLLFTGQGVQHEGMGRELYETSETFRGVLKQCDEVVKGELGESLVEVLYGGKGVLLEKSSVSQAALFSVEYALAEVWREWGVKPAAVMGHSLGEYVAACVAGVFSLEEGLKLVMERGRLMEGLEGEGKMVAVLASEEEVKGEGGERLIAAVNGPGEVVLAGRVKEVEEVEGRLKARGKECRALKTTHAFHSELMEPMKEGFERAAGKVRMERAKLELVSNVSGREVKGEEREAGYWARHLREPVRYWEGVKGLYERGYRVFVEVGPKPTLTGVGKRYLGEGEAQWVGSLRPGSSDWEMLLGSAAKLYVKGVEVDWEGVDKGYARRRVALPTYPFQRERYWVERPRESARTAMPVAGDARLLGRRLRSPALTQTVFESSVGTGAMPFLAEHQVHGVTVLPATVYMELARAAAAELLGTGAHAVEGLHLHDALVLRDAAERVLQFVVSPSGEDTYTFQLFSAEGEGTRGTKEPSWTLHASGSLARVRAEVVAPESRTLSALLARCPTEVPAATLYAHFDGRGIHYGPTFKGIEHIRLGQGEALGQVGRPETLSAETWGAPLHPAVLDACLQVCGALFLGEGNDTPEDVLALPVGLERLVVWREPGTTCWSHVSMRPDGTSTGDVRILDETGSVCVELVGLRFQQVSRSALRRILGTGRDWSYELTWEPRPLNALPDGSPSGGTWVLLVDGGGLADELAKSLAARGSRCVRVRAGSTYEARDGGVFTVDPARSDDFSRLFQDVAATGGEPCRGIVHLWGLGAGLAAPSTQDLACMGALHLAQALSRSGGTVPPRLWLVTRGTQRTGHEAAPPSLAHAALWGLGRTLAVEHPESWGALIDLDGDSRDDDLRALRDELLWTPEDEQVAFRSGRRYVARLARGGVSSRTASSVSRLRQDATYLITGGLGALGLHVARWMVERGARHLVLMGRNDAGLAAEAALRSLREAGARIECARGDVSRPEDVARVLATLSGTAPPLRGVMHVAGVVEDGTILHQDWARFERVLAPKQRGSWNLHQQTLALPLDFFVMFSSSASLLGAAGQGNYAAANAFMDALAHHRRALGLNAVSINWGPWSGGGMAAALEVPEARRWFAWIEPEQGLELLGQAMDSGRAQVAVLPIEWPRYLQRFGEAGAPKVLTNLLAEARAGMPRATATPMRARLKGLSRGRQQEVLLEHVHQQVAQVLGWDASAPRSGALRLFDSGMDSLMAVELKNRLQASLGLERPLAATLVFEHPSIESLAEHLALEVFELGPLVPVAPTAPVEDTGPRLAELEQRPPEELGSLLDEKLAALEKLMGES; encoded by the coding sequence GTGAAGACGGCCGAGTTCATCGTCGAGCTCCAGAAGCAGGGCATCGAGCTGTGGGTGGAGGGCGAGGCGCTGCGGTTCCGCGCGCCCCCGGGCCACGTCACGGACGAGGTGCGCGCGGCGCTGCGGGAGCGCAAGCACCAGCTCGTGGAGCACCTGAGCGCCACCTCCCACGGGGCGGAGGTCCAGGCCGCGGTCGTCGCACCGCCGGAGGACGCGCGCTTCTCGCCGTTCCCGCTCACCGACATCCAGAATGCCTACTGGGTGGGGCGGCAGGACGCGTTCGACGCGGGAGGCGTCGCGGCGCACAGCTACCTGGAGCTCGCGTTCGACGCGCTGGACCCCACCCGGCTCGAGCGGGTGCTCCAGCGGCTCATCGAGCATCACGACATGCTGCGCATGGTGGTGCTGCCCACGGGCGAGCAGGTCGTCCTGGCCTCCGTGCCGCCCTTCCGCGTCACGGCGTATGACCTCCGCGAGGCCTCGGCCGGGCAGGTCGACGCGCACCTGTCCGCGATTCGAGCGGAGCTGTCCCATCAGGTGCTGCCGGCCGACCGCTTCCCGCTCTTCGAGGTCCGCGCCTCCCAGCTCCCGGGGGGACAGGTCCATGTGCACATCAGCCTGGACCTGCTCGTGGCGGATGCCTTCAGCGTGCAGCTCCTCATCGAGCAGTGCGTGGTGCTGTACCAGGACCTGGAGGCGCCGCTCGCGCCGCTGAAGCACACCTTCCGCGAGTACTTCGCCGCCGCCGCGCGACGTCGCGACCAGGGAGCCCAGGCCTACCAGCGCGCGCTGGAGTACTGGCGCGGCCGGCTGGCGACGCTGCCCGGTCCGCCCGAGCTACCGCTCGCCGCCGACCTCGGGAGCAGGGGGCCTCGTCGCTTCTCCCGTCGCAAGGGCGGACTGGAGCCCGCCGCGTGGAAGACCTTCCGCGAGCGCGCCGCCGCGGCCGGTGTGACGGCGTCCATGGCGCTGGCCGCGGCCTATGGCGAGGTGCTGCGCGCGCACGGCCGGAGCCAGCGACTGACGCTCAACCTGACGCTCTTCAACCGGCTGCCGTTGATTCAGGACGTGGAGCGAATCGTCGGCGACTTCACCTCGGGCATCCTGCTGGAGGTGGACGGCTCCCAGCCCGAGTCCTTCGCCCAGCGCGCCCGGCGACTGCAGGGGCAGCTCTTCGACGACCTGGAGCACTCCATCGTGTCGAGCGTGCAGGTCCTGCGCGAGGCGGCCCGGCTCGGTCGTCTGGACACGGGGATGGGCATGCCCTACGTGTTCACGAGCCTGCTGTCGGAGACGGGGCGCTCGCTGCGGATGGGCGAGGGTGTGCGAATCGTGGAGGTCGTCAGCCAGACGCCGCAGGTGTGGCTGGACCACCAGGTCTTCGAGCTCAACGACGCGCTGTATTTCAGCTGGGACTCCGTCGACGCGCAGTTCCCCCAGGGGCTGATGGACGCGCTCTTCGGGGCCTATGTCCGGCTCCTGCGCCGGCTGGTCGAGGACCCGTCCGCCTGGGAGGCCCCCGCGAGGCAGCCGCTCCCGGCCGAGCAGCTCGCGCGCCGCGAGGCCTACAACGCCACGCGGCGGCCCGTCCCGTCGGAGCGGATGGAGACGCTCTTCCTGCGGCAGGCGGCCACGCGGCCCCAGGCGCCCGCCATCATCGCGGGGGAGCGCGTGCTCACCTACGAAGCGCTGGAGCGGCGCTCGGCGCGGCTCGCCTCGTGGCTCGTCGCCCGGGGCGCGCAGCCGGATCGCCTGGTGGCCATCGTCGCGGAGAAGGGGCCGGAGCAGGTGCTCGCCGCGCTCGCCATCCTGCGCGCGGGCGCGGCCTATCTGCCGTTGGACCCGGGCCTGCCCACCGAGCGGCTCCACGAGCTGCTGCGGGACGCGCGCGTCGAGCTCGTGCTCACGCAGGCGCACCTCGATGCGTCACTGACCTGGCCCGACGGGCCCCGACGGCTCGCGGTGGACCTGGACGGCGCGCTCGACGTCGGGGACGCGGAGCCTCCTGTCGTTCGGGGCAATGGCCTCGCGTATGTCATCTACACCTCGGGTTCGACGGGGCGGCCCAAGGGCGTGATGATCGACCACCAGGGCGCGGTGAACACCCTGGTCGACATCAACGAGCGCTTCGGCGTGGGGCCCGAGGACCGGGTGTTCGCCCTCTCGTCGCTCAGCTTCGACCTCTCGGTCTACGACATCTTCGGGACGCTCGCCGCGGGGGCCGCCATCGTGATGCCGGCGCCCGGCACCCCGCGCGACCCGAGCCACTGGCTGTCGGTCCTCGCCCAGGGACGCGTGACGGTGTGGAACTCGGTCCCCGCGCTGATGGAGATGCTCATCGAGTTCGTCGAGGGCGCGGGACAGCGCCTCCCGGACTCGCTGCGTCTGGTGATGATGAGCGGCGACTGGATTCCCGTCACGTTGCCCGAGCGCATCCGGAGCCAGCGCGCGGGCATCGACCTGGTGAGCCTGGGCGGAGCGACCGAGGCGTCCATCTGGTCCATCCTGTATCGGATTGGCGAGGTCGACCGCGCGTGGCGGAGCATTCCCTACGGCCACCCGATGATGAACCAGCGCTTCCACGTGCTGGACGACACACTGGAGCCGTGTCCGGAGTGGGTGGCGGGGCAGCTCTACATCGGCGGCGTGGGGCTCGCGCTGGGCTACTACGGCGACGCGGAGCGCACCGCCGCCCGGTTCATCGTCCACCCTCGAACCGGTGAGCGCCTCTACGCCACCGGTGATTTGGGGCGCTTCCTGCCGGACGGGAACATCGAGTTCCTCGGCCGCGAGGACTTCCAGGTCAAGATTCAGGGGCACCGCATCGAGCTGGGAGAAATCGAGGCCGCGCTCGATACGCACCCGGCCGTGCGAGGGGCCGTGGTCAAGGCGCTCGGGAAGCCGGGCGGGCCGCGTCGGCTGGTGGCCTATGTCGTCCCGGACGCCGCGATTCCGACGAACGTCCTCGCGAAGGAGCCCTCGGACGAGAAGCTGGACGAGGCGCATGAGCCGGAGCCTCAGCTGGGCGTCATCTCCGACCCCATCGCGCGCCTCGAGTTCAAGCTGAAGGGACCTGGGCTGAGAACGGACGTCGACGAGCGTGAGTCCATCGCGCTCGCGAAGCCGGTCCTCGACGCCGCGCGGCTCCAGGCGGTCGTCGACCGGCGCAGTCACAAGTCCTTCCGCTCGGGCCCTGTCCCCCTCGAGCAGCTCACCGAGCTGTTGAGCTGCCTGATGCAGGTCCAGCTCGAGGACTCGCTCCTCCCCAAGTACCGCTATGCGTCGGCGGGAGGGCTCTATCCGGTGCAGGTCTATCTGCACGTCAAGGCCGGGCGGGTCCAGGGGCTCGCGGGAGGGATGTACTACTACCATCCGAAGCAACACGAGCTGGTGCTGCTCTCGCCGGATGTCGTCATGAGCCGTGCCCAGCACGCGCCGGGCAACCGGGCCACCTTCGACGACGCGGCGTTCTCCATGTTCCTCGTCGGGCAGCTGGACGCCATCCAGCCGCTGTACGGAGCGCTCGCGAGGGACTTCTGTCTGCTCGAGGCGGGATACATCGCCCAGCTCCTGATGAGCTCGGCGGTGGGAGGAGCGCTGGGCCTGTGTCCGATTGGTGGCCTGGACTTCGAGCCGTTGCGCCAGCAGCTCGCGCTGGGCGCGGGGCATGTCCTCCTGCACAGCTTCCTGGTGGGTGGGGTCGGCGCCTCGGCGAAGGTGGCCGCGCCCGCGACGCGCTCGGCTCCGACCCTCTCGCTTCCCGAGGAGCTGCGGCGGCACCTGGTCGCGCGGCTCCCCGACTACATGGTCCCCACGTCCTTCGTGCTGATGGACGCGCTGCCGCTGACGTCCAACGGCAAGGTGGACCGCGACGCTCTGCGCGAGCCGAGCGACAGCGCGCAGGTGTCTTCGCCCACGTCGCGTGCGCCGCGCACGGAGGTGGAGCGCTCCCTGGCCACCATCCTCCAGGAGGTGCTCCACCTGGACGAGGTGGACATCCACCGCAACTTCTTCGACCTGGGGGGCACGTCGGTGCAGATCGTCCAGGTCCACCGGAGGATGCGAGAGCGGCTCCAGGTGGACCTGCCCATCGCGCAGATGTTCCGGTTCACCACCGTCAGCGCGTTGGCGGAGTACGTGTCGACGCGGAGCACCGAGTCCCGTCCCGCGGCGCCCCCGTCACCTCGGCGTGAGCCTGTCCGTGAGGAGCCCCGTCCGAAGGCCGCGCCGAGCGCGCGTCCGGACCCCGCGCTGGAGTCGGCCATTGCCATCGTCGGGATGTCGGGCCGGTTCCCCGGCGCGAGGAACCTGGCGGAGTTCTGGCGGAACCTGTGTGACGGGGTCGAGTCGGTCTCGTTCTTCACGGAGGAGGAGCTGCGCGGCTCGGTGTTGGAGCCCTCGCACCTGGATGACCCTCGCTACGTCCGGGCCGGCGCGATGCTGGATGACGTGGAGCACTTCGACGCCGAGCACTTCGGGCTCATGCCGAAGCAGGCCCGGCTCACGGACCCTCAGCACCGCATCTTCATGGAGTGCGTGTGGGAGGCCATCGAGGACGCGGGCTATGATCCGAAGCGCCTCGAGTCACTGGTGGGGGTCTATGCCGGCTCCATCATCAGCAACTACCTCCTGTTCCACCTCGGCTCGTCGGTGGGGCGCGAGGGCGCCGTTCGAGATCTGCAGACGCTGATTGGGAACGACAAGGACTACCTGGCGACGCATGTGTCGTACCGGCTCGGCCTGAAGGGGCCGAGCATCAGTGTCCAGACGGCGTGCTCCTCGTCGCTGGTGGCCGTCCACCTGGCGAGTCAGGCGCTGCGCAGCCGCGAGTGCGACATGGCGCTCGCGGGGGGCGTGGCCGTGCGGTTGCCGCAGAAGTCCGGCTACCTCTACGAGCAGGGCGGCATCCTCTCGCCGGATGGTCACTGCCGTGCGTTCGACGCGGACGCCCAGGGAACGCTCTTCGGGAGCGGCGCGGGCGTGGTGGTGCTCAAGCGCCTCTCCGATGCGCTGGCGGACGGCGATTGCATCCGTGCCGTCATCAGAGGCTCGGCGGTCAACAACGACGGCTCGATGAAGATTGGCTACACGGCGCCGAGCCAGGATGGTCAGGCCGCGGTCATCTCCTCCGCGCTGACGGCCGCGGGCGTGAGCCCTCGCAGCATCGGCTACATCGAGACGCACGGGACGGGCACGCCGCTGGGCGACCAGATTGAGTTCGCCGCGCTCCAGCAGGCCTTCGGCGCCGGCGCCGACGCGGTGGGCGTCTGTCCCATCGGCTCGGTGAAGACCAACGTGGGGCACCTGGAGGTCGCGGCGGGCATCGCGGGCCTCATCAAGACGGTGTTGTCGCTGCAGCACCGACGCCTGCCTCCCAGCCTGAACTTCAAGGCGCCGCATCCGCAGCTCGACTTCGCGCACAGCCCCTTCTTCGTGAACACGCGGCTCGCGGAGTGGCGCGCCGCCTCGACGCCGCGTCGCGCCGGGGTGAGCTCGTTCGGCATCGGCGGGACGAACGCGCACGTGGTGCTGGAAGAGGCGCCGGAGGTGGAGAGGAAGGGAGTGGAGGAGAGGCCGAGGCACGTGCTGGCGCTGTCAGCGAGGAGTGAGAAGGCGCTGAGGGAGCTCGCGGGCCGGTACGCGAAGGGGCTGGGAGAAGAGGTGGGGGACGCGTGCTTCACGGCGAACACGGGCCGAGCGCGCTTCGGGCACCGGGTGGCGGTGGTGGGGAGGACGGGGGAGGAGCTGAAGGAAGAGCTGGCGAGGTACGCGAGCGGCGGGGCGGTGGAGAAGGGCGCGGAAGGCCAGGCGAAGAAGGCGGAGGAAGTGGTGCTGCTCTTCACGGGGCAGGGGGTGCAGCACGAGGGGATGGGGAGGGAGCTGTACGAGACGAGCGAGACGTTCCGGGGAGTGCTGAAGCAGTGCGACGAGGTGGTGAAGGGGGAGTTGGGGGAGTCGCTGGTGGAGGTGCTGTACGGAGGGAAGGGAGTGCTGCTGGAGAAGAGCAGCGTGTCGCAAGCGGCGCTGTTCAGCGTGGAGTACGCGCTGGCGGAGGTGTGGAGGGAGTGGGGAGTGAAGCCGGCGGCGGTGATGGGGCACAGCCTGGGTGAGTACGTGGCGGCGTGCGTGGCGGGGGTGTTCAGCCTGGAGGAGGGGCTGAAGCTGGTGATGGAGCGGGGGAGGTTGATGGAGGGGCTGGAGGGTGAAGGGAAGATGGTGGCGGTGCTGGCGAGTGAGGAGGAGGTGAAGGGGGAAGGTGGAGAGAGGTTGATTGCGGCGGTGAACGGGCCTGGAGAGGTGGTGCTGGCGGGGAGGGTGAAGGAAGTGGAGGAGGTGGAAGGGAGGCTGAAGGCGAGGGGTAAGGAGTGCCGGGCGTTGAAGACGACGCACGCGTTCCACTCGGAGCTGATGGAGCCGATGAAGGAGGGATTCGAGAGGGCGGCGGGGAAGGTGAGGATGGAGAGGGCGAAGTTGGAGTTGGTGTCGAACGTGAGCGGGAGGGAGGTGAAGGGGGAGGAGAGGGAGGCGGGGTACTGGGCGAGGCACTTGAGGGAGCCGGTGAGGTACTGGGAGGGAGTGAAGGGGCTGTACGAGAGGGGGTACCGGGTCTTCGTGGAGGTGGGGCCGAAGCCGACGCTGACGGGGGTGGGGAAGAGGTACCTGGGAGAGGGGGAGGCGCAGTGGGTGGGGAGCCTGAGGCCCGGGAGCAGCGATTGGGAGATGCTGCTGGGGAGCGCGGCGAAGCTGTACGTGAAGGGCGTGGAGGTGGACTGGGAGGGAGTGGACAAGGGGTACGCGCGTCGACGCGTGGCGCTGCCGACGTATCCCTTCCAGCGTGAGCGCTACTGGGTCGAACGTCCTCGTGAGAGCGCTCGCACCGCGATGCCTGTCGCGGGTGACGCGAGGCTGCTGGGACGTCGCCTCCGCTCCCCCGCGCTCACGCAGACGGTCTTCGAGTCGTCCGTGGGAACCGGCGCGATGCCATTCCTCGCCGAGCACCAGGTGCACGGCGTGACGGTGCTGCCAGCCACGGTTTACATGGAGCTGGCGCGAGCCGCGGCCGCCGAGCTCCTGGGCACGGGTGCACACGCGGTGGAAGGACTGCACCTCCACGACGCACTCGTCCTGCGCGACGCCGCGGAGCGCGTCCTCCAGTTCGTCGTCTCGCCGAGCGGTGAGGACACGTACACCTTCCAGCTCTTCAGCGCGGAGGGGGAGGGCACCCGAGGCACGAAGGAGCCGAGCTGGACCCTTCACGCGTCGGGGAGTCTCGCCAGGGTGCGAGCCGAGGTCGTCGCCCCCGAGTCGCGCACGCTCTCGGCGTTGCTGGCGCGGTGTCCCACGGAGGTCCCCGCGGCGACGCTCTACGCGCACTTCGACGGACGCGGCATCCACTACGGCCCGACCTTCAAGGGCATCGAGCACATTCGCCTGGGGCAAGGCGAAGCGCTGGGCCAGGTGGGTCGGCCCGAGACGCTGTCCGCGGAGACGTGGGGCGCGCCACTTCATCCCGCGGTGCTGGATGCGTGTCTCCAGGTCTGTGGCGCTCTCTTCCTGGGCGAAGGCAACGACACTCCCGAGGACGTGCTCGCCCTGCCCGTCGGGTTGGAGCGGCTCGTGGTCTGGCGTGAGCCGGGGACCACGTGTTGGAGCCACGTCTCGATGCGGCCTGACGGCACGTCGACCGGGGATGTCCGCATCCTCGATGAGACGGGGAGCGTGTGCGTCGAGTTGGTGGGGTTGCGCTTCCAGCAGGTGAGCCGCTCCGCGCTGCGGCGGATTCTCGGCACGGGGCGGGACTGGAGCTACGAGCTCACCTGGGAGCCGCGTCCCCTGAATGCGCTCCCCGACGGTTCTCCCTCAGGTGGCACCTGGGTGCTGCTCGTGGATGGGGGCGGTCTGGCGGATGAGCTCGCGAAGTCGTTGGCGGCGCGGGGCTCTCGCTGCGTGCGGGTGCGGGCGGGAAGCACCTACGAGGCTCGCGATGGCGGGGTGTTCACGGTCGACCCTGCCCGGTCCGACGACTTCTCGCGCCTGTTCCAGGACGTCGCCGCGACGGGAGGCGAGCCGTGCCGGGGCATCGTGCACCTGTGGGGACTCGGGGCCGGGCTGGCCGCGCCGTCGACCCAGGACCTGGCCTGCATGGGGGCACTCCACCTGGCACAGGCGTTGAGTCGAAGCGGAGGCACGGTCCCTCCTCGCCTGTGGCTGGTGACGCGCGGCACGCAGCGCACGGGGCACGAGGCGGCGCCTCCGTCGCTGGCCCACGCGGCGCTCTGGGGTTTGGGCCGCACGCTCGCGGTGGAGCATCCGGAGTCCTGGGGTGCGCTCATCGACCTGGATGGGGACTCGCGGGACGACGACCTCCGCGCCCTGCGGGACGAGCTGCTGTGGACTCCCGAGGATGAGCAGGTCGCCTTCAGGAGCGGACGCAGGTACGTGGCCCGGCTCGCGCGCGGCGGGGTGTCCTCGCGTACCGCGTCGTCCGTGTCTCGGCTCCGACAGGATGCGACCTACCTCATCACGGGCGGGCTGGGAGCCCTGGGGCTCCATGTGGCCCGGTGGATGGTGGAGCGTGGCGCACGCCATCTGGTGTTGATGGGGCGCAACGACGCGGGACTCGCGGCGGAGGCGGCGCTGCGGTCGCTTCGAGAGGCCGGGGCACGCATCGAGTGCGCGCGAGGGGATGTCTCGCGGCCCGAGGATGTCGCGCGGGTGCTCGCCACCCTCTCGGGTACTGCCCCACCGCTGCGCGGCGTGATGCACGTCGCCGGCGTGGTGGAGGACGGCACGATTCTCCACCAGGACTGGGCCCGCTTCGAGCGCGTGCTCGCACCGAAGCAGCGCGGAAGCTGGAACCTCCATCAGCAGACGTTGGCGCTGCCGCTCGACTTCTTCGTGATGTTCTCTTCCTCCGCTTCGCTGCTGGGCGCGGCGGGGCAGGGCAACTACGCCGCCGCCAATGCGTTCATGGATGCGCTCGCGCACCACCGTCGCGCGCTCGGGCTGAACGCGGTGAGCATCAACTGGGGCCCCTGGAGTGGCGGCGGAATGGCGGCGGCCCTCGAGGTGCCGGAGGCGCGGCGCTGGTTCGCGTGGATTGAACCGGAGCAGGGGCTGGAGTTGCTGGGACAGGCGATGGACTCGGGACGCGCGCAGGTCGCGGTGCTGCCCATCGAGTGGCCCCGGTACTTGCAACGCTTCGGGGAGGCCGGCGCGCCGAAGGTCCTGACGAACCTGCTCGCCGAGGCTCGGGCGGGGATGCCCCGCGCGACGGCGACGCCGATGCGGGCGCGGCTGAAGGGGCTGTCACGTGGCCGTCAGCAGGAAGTGCTGCTCGAGCACGTGCATCAGCAGGTCGCGCAGGTGCTGGGGTGGGACGCGTCCGCGCCGAGGTCCGGCGCGCTGCGGCTGTTCGACTCGGGCATGGACTCGCTGATGGCGGTCGAGCTGAAGAACCGTCTCCAGGCGAGCCTCGGACTCGAGCGTCCCCTGGCGGCCACGCTGGTGTTCGAGCACCCCAGCATCGAGTCCCTGGCCGAGCACCTGGCCCTCGAGGTCTTCGAGCTGGGCCCCCTCGTCCCCGTCGCGCCGACGGCGCCGGTGGAGGACACGGGCCCGAGGTTGGCGGAGCTGGAGCAGCGTCCCCCGGAGGAGCTGGGGTCGTTGCTCGACGAGAAGCTCGCGGCCCTCGAGAAGCTGATGGGTGAGAGCTAG